Proteins from a genomic interval of Desulfofustis limnaeus:
- a CDS encoding ammonia-forming cytochrome c nitrite reductase subunit c552: MSDKKNLFSMIAVGLILAMTGCSTDSSEPSTPTYKTKLASTEIRNSAFKEEFPLHYETYLRNNESEIMTEYGGSVAYNKNDNVNPLPEGYKHAQPYLKNLWLGYPFSYEYRAARGHTYAMQDILHIDRINRYDEQAGLPSTCWNCKTAKMNEWVGEYGDEFWAKNFNQFREAVDLHEDTIGCANCHDPANMELRLYSVPLKAYLEEQGKDFANLSRNEQRALVCGQCHVEYYFQDKGFGPAKKPVFPWSEGLDPEQVYAYYDTHGDTTTPGFEGKFVDWVHPVSKTPMLKAQHPEYETWHNGVHGAAGVSCADCHMSYIRVDGKKKISTHHWTSPLKDPDMKACRQCHTDKSPDYLRERVIYTQDKVWQQLLTAQDISVKAHEAIRLANEFIGVKPADYDQLLIDAREMCRKGQFFWDLVSAENSVGFHNPTKALHTLALSQQYSQKAVDLAIKAAQFTTAEYLAGDIKELVPPILHHSRELQMNPEHMASHAWFKYIPILPKAEMVWDGNKRLTPAATQ; the protein is encoded by the coding sequence ATGTCTGATAAAAAAAATCTGTTTTCCATGATCGCCGTGGGCCTTATTCTGGCGATGACCGGCTGCTCAACCGATTCTTCCGAACCAAGTACTCCGACTTACAAAACAAAACTGGCTAGCACCGAGATCCGCAACTCAGCTTTCAAAGAAGAGTTTCCACTCCATTACGAGACCTACCTGCGCAACAATGAATCGGAGATCATGACCGAATATGGCGGCTCCGTGGCCTACAACAAAAACGACAACGTCAACCCGCTGCCGGAAGGCTACAAGCACGCCCAACCCTATCTGAAGAATCTGTGGCTCGGTTATCCGTTCAGTTACGAATATCGGGCTGCCCGCGGCCATACGTATGCCATGCAGGACATCTTGCATATCGATCGTATCAATCGTTACGACGAACAGGCCGGACTGCCTTCCACCTGCTGGAATTGCAAGACCGCCAAGATGAACGAATGGGTCGGAGAGTATGGGGACGAGTTCTGGGCCAAGAACTTCAACCAGTTCCGTGAAGCGGTCGATTTGCATGAAGACACCATCGGCTGTGCCAACTGCCACGACCCGGCAAACATGGAGCTTCGCCTCTATTCGGTACCGCTCAAAGCTTATCTAGAAGAACAGGGGAAAGATTTCGCAAACCTGTCGCGCAACGAACAGCGCGCCCTGGTCTGCGGTCAATGTCACGTGGAATACTACTTCCAGGACAAAGGGTTCGGACCCGCCAAAAAGCCGGTCTTCCCCTGGTCCGAAGGTCTTGACCCGGAACAGGTGTACGCCTATTACGACACCCACGGTGACACCACCACTCCCGGTTTTGAAGGGAAATTTGTCGACTGGGTACATCCGGTGTCAAAGACACCGATGCTCAAGGCCCAGCACCCAGAATACGAGACCTGGCACAACGGGGTCCATGGTGCCGCCGGTGTTTCCTGCGCCGATTGTCACATGAGCTATATCCGGGTGGACGGTAAGAAAAAAATCTCTACTCACCACTGGACCTCACCGCTCAAGGATCCAGACATGAAAGCGTGTCGCCAGTGCCACACCGACAAAAGCCCGGATTACTTGCGGGAGCGGGTTATATACACCCAAGACAAGGTCTGGCAGCAGTTGCTCACCGCACAGGATATTTCCGTCAAGGCCCACGAGGCCATCCGACTGGCCAACGAATTTATCGGCGTGAAACCGGCCGACTATGACCAATTGCTCATCGATGCCCGGGAAATGTGCCGCAAGGGTCAATTTTTCTGGGATTTAGTCTCGGCCGAAAATTCGGTGGGTTTCCACAATCCGACCAAGGCGTTGCATACGCTGGCCTTGTCTCAGCAATACAGTCAGAAAGCGGTTGATTTAGCGATCAAAGCGGCCCAATTCACCACCGCCGAATATCTCGCCGGCGATATCAAAGAGTTGGTCCCGCCGATACTGCATCATAGTCGGGAACTGCAGATGAATCCGGAACATATGGCCAGTCACGCCTGGTTCAAATATATTCCGATTCTTCCCAAGGCCGAAATGGTTTGGGACGGCAACAAACGATTGACCCCTGCCGCAACCCAGTAA
- a CDS encoding cytochrome c3 family protein gives MARTTNKPPGRGWRPLFLSFLGGMAVLAGVAVATTATDQAMFCGSCHSMDEAALTHRLSVHAELACNECHAPHNLLAKLPFKAKEGTRDIIATVSSSVPDLIHAGDETMQVIQDNCQRCHDATVSTVNMTAKPFCTDCHRHVPHSPKIPVAKRSAADV, from the coding sequence GTGGCTCGAACAACGAACAAGCCGCCTGGACGAGGCTGGCGCCCCCTTTTCCTGTCTTTCCTCGGCGGCATGGCCGTACTTGCCGGTGTTGCCGTCGCCACCACCGCCACCGATCAGGCGATGTTCTGCGGCAGCTGTCACTCCATGGACGAGGCGGCCCTGACCCATCGGCTGTCGGTTCATGCGGAACTGGCCTGCAACGAATGCCATGCCCCGCACAATCTGTTGGCCAAGCTGCCCTTTAAGGCCAAGGAGGGAACTCGGGACATCATCGCCACGGTCTCCAGTTCCGTCCCCGACTTGATCCACGCCGGCGATGAGACCATGCAGGTAATCCAGGATAATTGCCAGCGCTGCCATGACGCAACGGTCAGCACCGTCAACATGACCGCCAAACCGTTCTGTACCGATTGCCATCGCCATGTGCCTCATTCCCCCAAAATCCCGGTTGCCAAAAGGAGTGCCGCAGATGTCTGA
- a CDS encoding cation-translocating P-type ATPase yields MVFDPSKKSSRSSLDLDGIVGLSEAEAAKRLQQHGPNELPAQSNRPLYAIAVEVVKEPMFVLLVVAGILYLVMGELIDATMLLSFVVVVLAITIIQERRTERAIDALRDLSSPRALVIRGGEHRRLPGREVVVGDFVVLSEGDRVPADAVLRRGMHLSVDESLLTGESLPVRKKPSTSIGERERPGGDDLATVYSGTLVVGGQGAAEVLATGQQSAIGGIGRILGQLESGPTPLQQETRRLVRLFAMAGLAACVVVVCAFAITRGGGQAVWTQGVLAGITMAMATLPEEFPVVLTVFLAMGAWRISRSNVLTRRMPAVETLGAATVLAVDKTGTLTHNLMRLRTLTVDQNTSDLDGQESELPEELHQLLEHAILASKRDPFDPMEKALLEAGNRLIGGTEHLHPHWSLAHEYPLTPELLAVTHIWSADGETTVMATKGAPEAVADLCHMSQEQRSALSLEVDRLSSLGLRVLALAKGCGHPLSPFPVEHHDLRFCFIGLLGFEDPLRPAVPAAVAECRQAGVRVVMITGDYPTTARTIARQAGIDEQGRVLTGVELDRMSDDELLLRLKDIRIFARVVPEQKLRIVSAFKKSGEVVAMTGDGVNDAPALKMAHIGIAMGGRGTDVAREAASLVLLDDDFSSIVGAVRLGRRIFGNIKKAISFIVAVHIPIAGLSMLPVFFGDWPLLLLPIHIVFLELIIDPSCTLVFEAEREEPDIMKVPPRSPQERLLSFPVIGVAVAQGMTVLGICLAVFLTARVEHSLDAARALTFIALVVSSLMIILVNRSPSRSFLAMLLVPNTALGWVVVGAIGFTVIAITVPFAQQLFHFAPLHLTDLLLSFGAGAFGLLWFELAKAMKRFRHNGLLPLRWLH; encoded by the coding sequence ATGGTTTTTGATCCATCGAAAAAGAGCTCGAGAAGCAGTCTTGATCTTGACGGAATTGTCGGGTTAAGCGAAGCCGAAGCCGCAAAACGGTTGCAACAGCACGGGCCGAATGAATTGCCGGCCCAGAGCAACCGTCCTCTCTACGCCATCGCCGTGGAAGTGGTCAAGGAACCCATGTTCGTTTTGCTGGTGGTTGCCGGGATCCTCTATCTGGTCATGGGAGAACTGATCGATGCGACGATGCTGCTGAGTTTCGTCGTGGTCGTGCTGGCGATTACCATCATTCAGGAGCGGCGGACGGAACGGGCGATAGATGCGTTACGCGATCTTTCAAGTCCGCGAGCTTTGGTCATCAGGGGCGGGGAGCACCGACGCCTACCCGGTAGAGAAGTGGTCGTCGGTGATTTCGTCGTGCTTTCCGAGGGTGATCGGGTGCCTGCTGACGCCGTTTTACGGCGCGGCATGCATCTCTCGGTGGATGAATCGCTGCTTACCGGTGAATCCCTTCCTGTGAGAAAAAAACCGTCAACCAGCATTGGTGAACGTGAACGTCCCGGCGGTGACGATTTGGCAACGGTGTACTCGGGGACCCTGGTTGTCGGCGGCCAGGGTGCCGCAGAGGTGCTGGCCACCGGGCAGCAATCCGCGATCGGCGGGATCGGCAGGATCCTGGGACAGCTCGAATCCGGACCGACACCTCTGCAACAGGAGACCAGGCGGCTCGTGCGCCTTTTCGCCATGGCCGGCCTTGCCGCCTGTGTCGTGGTCGTCTGCGCTTTTGCCATCACCCGTGGCGGCGGCCAGGCGGTGTGGACACAGGGGGTGCTTGCCGGGATCACCATGGCCATGGCGACTCTGCCGGAGGAGTTCCCGGTAGTGTTGACTGTTTTTCTGGCCATGGGTGCGTGGCGGATTTCCCGTAGCAACGTCTTGACCAGGAGAATGCCGGCGGTGGAAACGCTCGGGGCGGCAACGGTGCTTGCTGTCGACAAAACCGGGACGTTGACACACAATCTCATGAGGTTACGAACCCTTACGGTGGACCAAAACACCAGTGATCTCGATGGGCAGGAAAGCGAATTGCCGGAGGAATTGCACCAGCTACTGGAACATGCCATCCTGGCGTCCAAGCGTGACCCCTTCGATCCGATGGAAAAGGCCTTGCTCGAAGCAGGGAACCGCTTGATTGGCGGAACCGAGCATCTGCACCCGCACTGGTCGCTTGCCCATGAATATCCTCTGACACCTGAGCTCTTGGCTGTTACTCATATCTGGTCGGCTGACGGGGAAACTACGGTGATGGCAACCAAAGGGGCGCCGGAAGCGGTGGCCGACCTCTGCCATATGAGTCAGGAGCAGCGTTCCGCGCTTTCTCTGGAGGTCGACCGCCTCTCCAGTCTGGGTCTGAGGGTGCTTGCCCTGGCGAAGGGATGTGGGCACCCGCTTTCGCCATTCCCGGTGGAGCATCACGATCTTCGGTTCTGCTTCATCGGATTGCTCGGTTTCGAGGATCCGCTCCGGCCGGCTGTGCCGGCAGCGGTTGCCGAGTGCCGCCAGGCCGGGGTGCGGGTGGTCATGATCACCGGCGACTATCCCACGACGGCCAGAACGATTGCTCGGCAGGCGGGTATTGACGAGCAGGGCCGGGTGTTAACCGGGGTCGAGTTGGACCGGATGAGCGACGACGAGTTGCTCCTGCGCCTCAAGGACATCCGGATCTTTGCCCGGGTAGTGCCGGAGCAGAAATTGCGGATTGTGTCCGCTTTCAAGAAGAGCGGCGAAGTTGTCGCCATGACCGGGGACGGCGTCAATGACGCACCGGCCCTGAAAATGGCTCATATCGGTATCGCCATGGGCGGTCGGGGCACCGATGTCGCCCGCGAAGCCGCTTCATTGGTCCTGCTCGATGACGATTTTTCCTCCATTGTCGGCGCAGTGCGTCTTGGTCGCCGTATCTTCGGCAATATCAAGAAGGCGATTTCCTTCATCGTTGCTGTTCATATTCCCATCGCCGGCTTATCGATGCTCCCCGTCTTCTTCGGTGACTGGCCGTTGTTGCTTCTGCCGATCCACATCGTCTTTCTCGAACTGATCATCGACCCGTCCTGTACATTGGTATTCGAGGCGGAGCGGGAAGAGCCGGATATCATGAAGGTCCCGCCGCGTTCGCCGCAGGAACGGTTGCTCTCTTTTCCGGTGATTGGGGTGGCCGTGGCCCAGGGGATGACCGTTCTTGGTATCTGTCTTGCCGTTTTTCTTACAGCGCGGGTAGAACACTCCCTCGACGCGGCCCGAGCCCTGACATTTATCGCCCTGGTTGTATCATCGTTGATGATTATTCTGGTCAACCGTTCCCCATCACGTTCTTTCCTGGCCATGCTGCTGGTGCCGAACACCGCGCTTGGCTGGGTAGTGGTGGGCGCCATCGGGTTCACGGTTATTGCGATTACCGTTCCATTTGCCCAGCAACTTTTTCATTTTGCCCCGCTGCATCTGACCGATCTTCTTCTCAGTTTTGGTGCCGGGGCGTTCGGGCTGCTCTGGTTCGAACTGGCAAAAGCGATGAAACGGTTCAGGCATAACGGCTTGCTGCCGTTGAGATGGCTACACTGA
- a CDS encoding Hsp20 family protein, translated as MDKKQVDVTFDNGVLTIMLPKSAESKRKKATIEIK; from the coding sequence GTGGACAAAAAACAGGTGGATGTCACGTTTGATAACGGGGTTCTCACTATAATGCTACCTAAAAGTGCGGAGTCGAAACGAAAGAAAGCGACGATCGAAATCAAGTAG
- a CDS encoding SulP family inorganic anion transporter: MGDMHGRPGLFHSSRNALRYRLCPFLLWWPFVTRRTLKADLIAGFTCAVVALPQGVAFAVIAGMPPQYGLYASMVPAMVAALFGSSWLLVSGPTTAASLVLFSSLSLYAVPGTPEYVQLALAVTFMVGLIQLSMGLVRFGSLVNFISHSVIVGFTAGAAILIIASQAKHFFGLSYQNSGEFGTIVKNFLLHIKDIQFSTVTVGLVTVVTGMVCRKIKPSIPYLLISMLAGSLTALLIATVSGMGNSGIAMVGALPATVPPLSLPEITLENIRRLIPTALALALFALTEALSIARSLADKTGRDLDGNQEFIGQGLSNIVGSFFSGYVATGSFNRSGMNYEAGAKTPLAAVFSGVLLVPAVLLLAPLTGYLPNAVLAGILFLVAWRLIDPGHIAKIIRTSLTETVILGTTFLATLFLELQFAILLGILVSLAIYLNRTSHPHVRTRVPDARQEARSFVTDPILPECPQLKIVRIDGSLYFGAVNHVRATLREMMAQRPEQKHLLIIGSGINFIDMAGAELLSRLAHERKAAGGALYFYDMKEDICSHFKFLDYLLDIGIDNVFVSKKEAITSIFNRLDRSICSTCSARIFLECQDKTGSS, encoded by the coding sequence ATGGGTGATATGCATGGCAGGCCGGGATTGTTCCATTCCTCCAGGAACGCGCTCAGATATCGGCTTTGTCCGTTTTTGCTCTGGTGGCCGTTTGTCACTCGTCGGACGCTGAAGGCCGATCTGATCGCCGGTTTTACCTGCGCCGTTGTTGCTCTGCCGCAGGGGGTCGCCTTTGCCGTCATCGCCGGGATGCCACCTCAATATGGATTATACGCCAGCATGGTACCGGCCATGGTCGCGGCTCTCTTCGGTTCCTCGTGGCTGTTGGTCTCAGGGCCGACAACGGCGGCATCGCTGGTGCTGTTTTCTTCCCTGAGCCTCTACGCCGTACCGGGCACACCGGAGTATGTACAACTAGCCTTAGCTGTCACCTTCATGGTGGGCCTGATCCAACTGAGCATGGGACTGGTTCGTTTCGGTTCGTTGGTCAACTTCATCTCCCACTCGGTGATTGTCGGCTTTACTGCCGGTGCGGCTATTCTGATCATAGCCAGTCAGGCCAAGCACTTTTTCGGGCTTTCCTACCAGAATTCCGGCGAATTCGGGACGATTGTCAAAAATTTTCTACTTCATATCAAAGATATACAGTTTTCAACCGTGACTGTTGGTTTGGTGACGGTAGTGACGGGGATGGTCTGCAGAAAGATAAAGCCGTCTATCCCGTACCTACTGATCTCCATGCTTGCCGGCAGCTTAACGGCCCTGCTGATCGCTACGGTGAGCGGTATGGGGAACAGCGGTATCGCTATGGTCGGGGCACTGCCGGCTACCGTGCCGCCGCTTTCGTTGCCGGAGATAACGTTGGAGAATATCCGGCGGTTGATTCCGACCGCCTTGGCCCTGGCTCTTTTCGCACTGACGGAGGCACTTTCCATCGCCCGTTCTCTGGCCGACAAGACCGGCCGGGATCTGGACGGTAACCAGGAGTTCATCGGACAAGGTTTGTCCAATATCGTCGGCAGCTTTTTCAGCGGTTACGTGGCTACCGGTTCCTTCAATCGCTCAGGTATGAATTATGAGGCTGGTGCCAAGACACCGCTTGCCGCCGTTTTTTCCGGAGTCTTGTTGGTGCCCGCCGTGCTGCTGCTTGCTCCGCTGACAGGTTATCTGCCAAATGCTGTGTTGGCAGGCATCCTATTCCTGGTTGCCTGGCGCTTGATCGACCCCGGGCACATCGCCAAGATCATAAGAACCAGCCTGACCGAAACAGTGATTCTGGGAACCACTTTTCTCGCCACCTTATTTCTTGAGCTGCAATTTGCCATCCTGCTCGGTATCCTGGTCTCGCTCGCCATCTATCTGAATCGTACCTCTCATCCCCATGTCAGGACCCGGGTGCCCGATGCGCGTCAGGAGGCACGCTCTTTCGTTACTGACCCGATCCTGCCCGAATGTCCCCAGTTGAAGATTGTCCGTATCGATGGTTCCCTCTATTTTGGGGCTGTCAACCATGTCCGGGCCACCTTGCGTGAGATGATGGCGCAACGTCCGGAGCAGAAACATCTGCTCATTATCGGCAGCGGCATAAATTTTATCGATATGGCTGGGGCGGAACTCCTTTCCCGCCTGGCCCACGAACGAAAGGCCGCCGGAGGTGCCCTGTATTTCTACGACATGAAAGAGGATATCTGCAGTCATTTCAAATTTCTCGATTACCTCCTTGACATCGGGATCGATAACGTCTTCGTTTCCAAGAAAGAGGCGATAACTTCTATTTTTAACAGGCTGGATCGCTCGATCTGCAGTACCTGCTCCGCCAGAATTTTTCTGGAATGCCAGGATAAAACAGGCTCTTCGTAG
- a CDS encoding heavy metal translocating P-type ATPase, with protein MNSININGSDDRRSHACRQVCCAPPADVPVNAEQKTLTIGGIVDWRTHSLKKRQGAHDQQPGLRKEVFLVSGMDCGDCAAKLERRLAAVPGVRSVTVSFALGKLIIEHSLADAEIVRLVQQAGFGAVREENRRRAAVEASWWKNYRTLATMASGVLLVVATGMDWTATAARYTDYLFGLAALIGGFHAARSGFYGLRSLTFDMNFLMTVAIIGAAAIGEWNEGAAVAFLFSLGNTLQSYTLDRTRQSIRSLMELAPPEATVKRGTSEMRLPVEEIAVGEVIIVKPGERIAMDGIIRSGASAINEATITGESIPVEKSEGDMVYAGTLLAHGALEITVTRSAGESTIARITHLVEEAQAAKAPAQQFVDVFASYYTPLVLIAAAGVMLLPWLLFEEPFSPWFYNGLVLLVISCPCALVISTPVSIVAAIGNASRHGVLIKGGAYLEQMGAIRAIAFDKTGTLTQGRPLVTDIIPGIGCTENELLRTAAAVEKWSEHPLAKAIVERTGGMEGLPVSTGFKALVGRGAQAGIKGRTVRIGNLRLFEERGIELAEFRQRLIELEQEGKTVMLLGEGDRILGMIAVADAIREDSRQAVQDLHKAGVQHVTMLTGDNSRIAAAIAGKIELDAFDSDLLPEDKVAAVKKIAQKFDKVVMVGDGVNDAPAMATASIGVAMGVAGSDVALETADIALMTDDLSKLSYLVRLSRKTIAIIRQNIGFSILVKIIFLLSLVLGMANLWLAVFADVGASLLVTLNGMRLMRRI; from the coding sequence ATGAATTCAATCAACATTAACGGCAGTGATGACCGGCGGAGCCACGCGTGCCGGCAAGTGTGCTGCGCTCCTCCTGCCGATGTGCCGGTCAACGCTGAGCAAAAAACTCTGACGATTGGCGGCATCGTCGATTGGCGGACCCATTCTCTCAAAAAGAGACAAGGTGCCCACGACCAGCAGCCCGGCTTGCGTAAGGAGGTGTTTCTCGTCTCTGGGATGGACTGTGGTGATTGCGCGGCCAAGCTCGAGAGAAGACTCGCCGCTGTGCCGGGGGTACGTTCGGTTACCGTTAGTTTCGCCCTTGGTAAACTGATCATTGAGCATTCCCTGGCCGATGCCGAGATCGTGCGTCTTGTGCAGCAAGCGGGATTCGGGGCGGTGCGAGAAGAAAACCGGCGGCGGGCGGCGGTGGAAGCCTCCTGGTGGAAGAATTACCGCACACTGGCCACCATGGCCTCCGGTGTATTGCTGGTGGTTGCCACCGGGATGGACTGGACGGCCACGGCAGCGCGCTATACCGACTATCTCTTTGGCCTTGCGGCCCTCATCGGCGGGTTTCACGCTGCGAGAAGCGGATTCTACGGTCTCAGATCGCTGACCTTTGACATGAACTTTCTGATGACCGTGGCGATAATCGGGGCTGCGGCCATTGGTGAGTGGAACGAGGGAGCTGCGGTCGCCTTCCTCTTCTCGCTCGGCAATACCCTGCAGAGCTATACGTTGGATAGGACACGGCAGTCCATTCGCTCGCTGATGGAACTCGCCCCGCCCGAGGCGACGGTAAAAAGGGGGACGAGCGAAATGCGTCTCCCGGTCGAAGAGATTGCGGTAGGAGAGGTCATCATCGTCAAACCCGGGGAGAGGATCGCCATGGATGGAATAATCCGCAGCGGTGCCTCGGCTATCAACGAAGCAACCATCACCGGAGAGTCGATCCCCGTCGAAAAATCCGAAGGCGACATGGTATATGCCGGAACCCTGCTTGCCCACGGTGCTCTGGAAATTACCGTGACCAGAAGCGCCGGCGAATCGACGATCGCCAGGATCACTCACCTCGTCGAAGAAGCTCAGGCAGCAAAGGCGCCGGCGCAACAGTTCGTCGACGTTTTCGCGTCGTATTACACTCCGCTCGTGCTGATTGCGGCTGCAGGGGTGATGCTTTTGCCCTGGTTGCTCTTCGAGGAGCCTTTCTCCCCCTGGTTCTACAACGGTCTGGTCCTGCTGGTGATATCCTGCCCCTGCGCCCTGGTCATCTCGACCCCGGTATCGATTGTCGCTGCCATCGGCAATGCCTCTCGACATGGCGTCCTCATCAAGGGCGGCGCCTATCTGGAGCAGATGGGTGCGATCCGAGCCATCGCCTTTGACAAGACCGGCACCCTTACCCAGGGCCGACCGCTCGTTACCGATATCATCCCCGGAATCGGCTGTACCGAGAACGAATTGCTCCGCACGGCCGCCGCTGTGGAGAAATGGTCCGAACATCCCTTGGCCAAGGCTATCGTCGAAAGGACGGGTGGAATGGAGGGACTCCCCGTTTCGACGGGCTTCAAGGCCTTGGTGGGGCGCGGCGCGCAGGCGGGAATCAAGGGGCGGACGGTGCGCATCGGCAACCTCCGTCTCTTCGAAGAACGAGGCATCGAACTCGCCGAATTTCGCCAGAGGCTTATCGAATTGGAGCAAGAAGGCAAGACCGTCATGCTGCTCGGCGAGGGCGACCGCATACTGGGCATGATTGCCGTCGCTGATGCGATTAGAGAAGACAGCAGACAGGCGGTTCAGGACCTCCACAAAGCGGGAGTCCAGCACGTGACTATGCTGACCGGCGACAACAGCCGGATTGCCGCTGCCATTGCCGGCAAGATTGAGCTCGATGCCTTTGATAGCGATCTGCTTCCGGAGGACAAGGTGGCAGCGGTCAAAAAAATCGCTCAAAAATTCGACAAGGTAGTCATGGTCGGCGACGGGGTGAACGATGCCCCCGCCATGGCCACTGCCTCCATCGGTGTGGCCATGGGAGTTGCCGGATCGGACGTGGCTCTTGAAACGGCAGACATTGCACTGATGACCGACGATCTGAGCAAGCTCTCCTATCTTGTCAGGTTGAGTCGCAAAACCATAGCGATCATTCGCCAGAATATCGGTTTCTCAATCCTGGTGAAGATCATCTTCCTGCTGTCGCTGGTCCTCGGCATGGCCAACCTGTGGCTCGCGGTATTTGCCGACGTGGGGGCATCACTCCTGGTAACCCTGAACGGGATGCGTCTGATGCGGCGAATATGA